One Rhizoctonia solani chromosome 3, complete sequence genomic region harbors:
- a CDS encoding Retrovirus-related Pol polyprotein from transposon: MRLFSITRASHTAESLALRRSSRPVSSNRTPWDTRLSREDSPSNPFGPTRYSIEQSSPEELVIPQPIQPYESPIKPLASMPALEDPQTGPSSSRRISPHSHKSSSRHSPRLSPLEYEASQEANKLAKPSSSIRKPSPFGNKASSATFQRMIPVFGLPDIEMLEPSSSKPQPSEPMNSHELKRSKGKTSEAHISKHRETQAALLDPNDRSFTNDPAIQKYLPYSPSTTLYPLNEESPGEFNYQPDCTQMTSWCRKNPQANSFRKVYRQLGRVFYHVEIPPAHENCYPSPSCEQWASHYFKLLDTVVTFRPTCCITTKLVPAQEINHWPEYGKLHIDLNKLIKRTVHSVYDMEELLPIPEWPEHDCLFTSHSFEVAAVTYRDQMERFIQKLYEILGRQLQTGPPSPVISAGHLSEVEPGQEHLRDRTLQLKQDMTLLVPKSSRASSVTPQEAAQENLLRSLIKPTSQVTIASPLLPDPQVSPPTVTLHTSSSTPPGQPPSSLHSSKASLTVTMQPRYLGPDNGTTLIPSEPLSSPPSSIATSSSRSIPLGRIPEESPHVTLQVPPTLERTERLRREAARSLGPRPPTPRPTIVPSTSSEETLPSSPRGNASVPIAQPSAIPPFNIQALEDYINNLSDGSIDGLSSSESSTGRDQVAPELIAPATPADSITSVSSAATHTMQIPVAQSTPRIRSQVEEDNVRNIPYNPPLSNAARRVSLAGPSIPLRDPPPHADFINRRSSLGANWQSSGRPAIPAESFTRVSTIPEERSSRLAESAHRRPTSSPESRRTPLSIHTNLPYLQEPPAPVTREEANMSRRGNFLAPLLAPVPQLQVLPAPPIDRTRLPPHIVGRMVSSRRFSELFNDPPPRDQLRDRLAPLAEGGGGNDPPYDSDEGDFDNSGKRRNNPPRRNGGGPPNDPEDPGNEPYAQANAARARPFNPAPVHFDTKLKPDIIPEWDGDTKKLLRWMTSINNIAEYSSYTRIQLGQQIPLRFTGRALRWFNALDKDYRRIITEDWPALRQAITIHFMNRTFLNRSKNEAMRIRFRDKDHSEETPEDYVIRKMEALTIVSDWTDSELIFEIMNGAPKSWTTHIDTSRIVTWEDFLDKIAWHEEDLLGKDSSHNSDIQRQLHQMQSTLKRLEGNRHSRPSARSHLAGSKPVGWHQNNPPPKYPKDDSTVSKGKTPKDKKARPCRHCGSMMHWDRDCKHAKKNSRFVQSHMAQADDDEWEAQEAYEDLCDEAYLDETEYDTEGEESVSEEEQDFHKPLQSLAVSTSSAKPSSGSQEEQHGLEGTTVSQGTNSADQGSKESDSSVFSGYVQPKLPTRKSLNKKLKMASSHTAIAKNGEEITLKQLMSRPPGTAFFGSKATIIKGWLQTNNGPKKRITFDSGSEITLINESILKTLDPSPRVRIGQKLKLIQVTGNSSLSQYISLPIIFDTEQGLVKMIVEAYIVPNMNTPFILGTDFASQYQLSLVRNGDGTRIVFGDTGHSIPVEESDSSPRIDQQGNTFMVEVAQGFIKNSEKIKISKKAYKKRLQHRKLPPNTVKVKVYETVTIPAHTIKLIKVKTTWKEGQASGFMDRSFNSHRQEEHLFAITDCLIDRNNPKIQVSNLSEHPLRLQGGEILGYMHDPNKYLAKEKDIAKEEKDSIIKYATLVQAMVQRKAEEKPTVQEEELMKLPEGGPKTAEVPDPEPVPSDRFLQEVNFSEHLTPNQRAKLEKVLRKHELAFGLDGRLGTHNTQLEIRLRPGTKEISLTPYHASPAKREVIDKQIEEWLKLGVIEPSKSAWGFPVIVVYRNSKPRLCVDYRRLNEVAVPDEYPLPKQTDILHALEGSQWLTTLDALAGFTQLTIKEEDREKLAFRCHNGHWQPTKLLFGYRNGPAEFQRVMNRILSRFLWQFALVYIDDIVIYSVKFEDHCNHLDQVLGAIEEAEITLSPKKYHIGYQSLLLLGQKVSRLGLSTHKEKVDAILELEPPKNVPTLQTFLGMMTYFSSYIPFYSWIVAPLFKLLKKGTAWSWEEKEQQAFELAKEALASAPVMAYPIIGKPYRLYTDACDYGLGGILQQVQSIKIKDLKGTKAYKYLRGEYDKGNPVPRMTIPASKQRDDVTGGDTWDKQDFEETTVQVERVIAYWSRILKEAERNYSPTERKALALKEALVKFQVYLEGAEFVAITDHAALTWSKTYNNVNRRLMTWGLVFSAYPGMQIVHRAGRVHDNADPISRLRRRTPYHTSPLADQSTPLKLNMEEDPLRNLYKEINERFEEKLLKVASAFTQSYKIRNSQKPIKKWIPTPAEAISYQTTTSYSVEISINSEEITRFIEAYKKDSHFKQVMEEFQSHHNPLNPPFHQYQIGDNGLIYFIDSQEKYWLCVPRDLQVDILKENHDNLNQGAHAGYAKTYHRIASIYYWPKMARSIQKGFLQPLPIPQQPFEVVSMDFIMDLPPSNNYNAILVIVDKLTKYGHFIPCTTQIDEVQTAQLFHDHIWCHYGLPWQVITDRDARWTGAFWGHLVSMLGIQQALTTAHHPQSDGQTEILNQTTEVAIRVFTNPAKDNWSKLLPGFAHSYNTGMHTSTQQTPAFLLRGFQPLTSANLLALTSENIPRPAQESQTAEEFKESMELAQSLAKDALKVAQNYQQKYYNSDKTHVTFEPGDLVLINPHSLNLLKHQSGKGNKLNMRYEGPFEVMESISPVAYRIRLPASYCIHPIINIAHLESYKASPPEFGSQPTQNIPREDFQQMPEYEVEKIVEERTVKKGNKRIRQYKIRWLGYSSEHDRWKTEKELRNAPEVIKEWKQTSGSTIHPNHKKKKEF; the protein is encoded by the exons atgcgccttttctccatcacccgggcatcccacactgccgaatcacttgcgcttag AAGATCAAGTAGACCTGTATCCTCTAATAGGACCCCTTGGgacacaagactttcaagagaag atagtcccagcaacccttttggacctactaggtactctattgagcaatcctctcctgaggagctagtgattccccaacctatccaaccctatgaatcacccatcaagccacttgcttccatgccagccttggaagaccctcaaacaggacctagtagctcaagaagaaTATCACCCCACtctcataagtcatcatccagacactctccaagattgtctcctttggaatatgaagctagtcaggaagcaaacaagctagctaagccaagttcttctaTAAGGAAACCTTCACCTTTTGGTAATAAGGCTAGCTCAGCTACCTTCCAGAGGATGATACCTGTATTTGGACTCCCTGATATAGAGATGTTGGAACCTTCCTCTAGTAAACCTCAGCCCTCTGAGCCTATGAactctcatgagcttaagagatctaaaggaaagacttctgaagcccacatatctaagcatagggaaactcaagctgccttactggatcctaatgataggtcttttactaatgacccagcaatccagaagtacctaccctattctccttccactaccttataccctttaaatgaagaatctccaggagaattcaactatcagcctGACTGTACCCAAATGACCTCTTGGTGCAGGAAGAACCCTCAAGCTAATAGTTTTAGGAAAGTCTACAGGCAGCTAGGAAgagtattctatcatgtggagATACCTCCAGCCCATGAGAATTGCTACCCCTCACCTTCTTGTGAGCAATgggcttctcactacttcaaactactagatactgtagtaacCTTTAGACCTACATGTTGCATTACTACCAAGTTAGTtcctgctcaagaaatcaaccatTGGCCTGAATATGGTAAGTTACACATAGACCTGAATAAACTAATCAAGAGAACTGTTCATAGCGTCTATGACATGGAGGAGCTATTGCCCATTCCTGAATGGCCAGAACATGACTGTTTATTCACCTCTCATTCCTTTGAGGTAGCTGCTGTCACTTATAGGGATCAGATGGAGCGTTTCATTCAGAAGCTATATGagatccttggtagacaacttcagactggaccaccttccccagtcatctctgcaggacatctcagtgaggtagaacctggacaagaacaCCTTAGGGATAGGACCCTACAACTCAAGCAAGATATGACCCTTTTAGTGCCCAAAAgttctagagcctcttctgtcactccacaggaggcggctcaagaaaacttactaagGAGTCTTATCAAACCCACTAGTCAAGTTACTATTGCTAGTCCTTTACTTCCAGATCCTCAAGTTTCTCCTCCAACTGTAACCCTGCACACCTCCAGTAGCACTcctccaggacaacctcctagtagtcttcattcatccaaagcctctcttactgttactatgcaaccTAGGTATTTAGGACCTGATAATGGAACCACACTTATTCCCTCAGAACCTTTATCATCACCTCCTAGCTCTATtgctacttcttcctctagatCTATACCCTTAGGAAGAATACCAGAAGAGTCACCCCATGTAACATTACAAGTCCCACCTACCTTAGAAAGGACTGAGAGACTTAGGAGAGAAGCTGCTAGATCTCTAGGACCTAGACCACCTACTCCTAGACCCACTATAGTCCCTTCCACTAGTTCAGAAGAAACCTTACCGTCATCACCTAGAGGTAATGCAAGTGTTCCTATTGCCCAACCTTCAGCtatacctcctttcaatatacaagcccttgaagactacatcaacaatctttcagatggaagtatagatggcttaagttcttctgaatcatcaactggaagagaccaagtagccccaGAACTAATAGCCCCAGCTACTCCTGCTGATTCTATTACTTCTGTCTCAAGTGCTGCTACTCATACCATGCAAATTCCAGTAGCACAGTCTACTCCCAGGATTAGGAGCCAAGTAGaagaggataatgttaggaatataccttataatccacctttaagcaacgctgctagaagagttagccttgcaggcccaagtattcctcttagagatccacctccacatgctGACTTTATTAATcgcagatcttccttgggagCAAATTGGCAATCCTCAggaagaccagctataccagctgaatcctttaccagagtatctacaatcccagaagagcgctcctctagactagctgaaagtgcccacaggagacctacctcctctcctgaatcaagaagaactcctctaaGTATCCATACCAATTTACCTTACTTACAGGAGCCGCCAGCACCAGTTACTAGAGAAGAAGCTAATATGAGTAGGAGAGGAAACTTCTTAGCCCCTCTACTAGCACCTGTCCCACAACTTCAAGTACTTCCAGCACCACCCATTGATAGGACTAGGTTACCTCCTCATATTGTAGGACGTATGGTCTCCTCTAGAAGGTTTAGTGAGCTGTTTAATGATCCACCTCCTAGGGATCAACTTAGAGATAGACTAGCTCCCttagctgaaggaggaggaggaaatgacccaccatatgatagcgatgagggagattttgataactctggtaaaagaaggaacaacccacccagaaggaatggaggaggacctcccaacgacccagaagatccaggaaatgaaccatatgctcaagcaaatgcagctagagctagacctttcAATCCAGCTCCTGTACATTTTGATACTAAGCTGAAACCTGACATAATCCCAGAGTGGGATGGAGACACTAAGAAGCTGTTgcgctggatgacatccatcaacaacatagctgagtatagtagctacactagaattcagcttggacagcagattcctctcaggttcacaggaagagctcttagatggttcaatgcattagataaggactataggcgaattataactgaagactggccagcacttaggcaagctatcactatccacttcatgaataggaccttcctgaacagaagcaagaatgaagccatgcgcatcaggttcagggataaagatcattcagaagagactccagaagactatgtcatcaggaagATGGAGGCTCTTACTATTGTCAGTGACTGGACTGACTCTGAATTAAtctttgaaatcatgaatggtgctcctaagtcctggaccacgcatatagacacctcaagaatagtcacttgggaggacttccttgacaagattgcatggcatgaggaggaccttttgggaaaagattcttcTCATAACTCTGACATACAGCGTCAGCTACATCAGATGCAATCTACTCTCAAGAGACTAGAAGGAAACAGGCACTCTAGGCCAAGTGCGCGCTCACACTTAGCAGGATCTAAACCAgtaggatggcatcaaaataatcctccaccaaaataccctaaggatgactctacagtatctaaaggtaaaactcctaaagacaagaaagctagaccttgtagacactgtggaagtatgatgcactgggatagagactgtaagcatgccaagaagaactccagatttgtgcaatcacatatggcacaagcagatgatgatgaatgggaagcccaggaagcttatgaagatctctgtgatgaagcctaccttgatgaaacagaatatgacactgaaggagaagagtctgtttctgaggaagagcaggattttcataagccccttcagtcattagctgtctctacctccagcgctaagcccagctctggatcccaggaggaacagcatggtctggaggggaccactgtcagccagggtactaactctgctgaccagggcagtaaggaatctgattcatctgtattctctggatatgtacaacccaagctccccactaggaagagccttaataagaaactgaaaatggctagtagtcatacagctattgccaaaaatggagaagaaatcactctcaagcaattaatgtcaagaccaccaggaactgctttctttggatctaaagccaccatcatcaaaggttggcttcagacaaataatggacctaagaagcgcatcacctttgactcaggatcagagatcactctcattaatgagtcaatacttaaaactctagatccatcacctagagtgcgcattggacaaaaactcaagttaattcaagttactgggaatagtagcttatcacagtatatttcccttcctatcatctttgatactgaacaaggattagttaaaatgattgtagaagcctacatAGTTCCTAACATGAACACACCTTTTATCTTAGGAACAGACTTTGCATCTCAGTATCAACTGTCATTAGTTAGGAATGGAGATggaacaaggatagtttttGGGGATACAGGACATTCTATTCCtgtggaagaatcagattccagcccaagaattgaccaacaaggtaatacctttatggttgaagttgcgcaaggattcatcaagaattctgagaaaatcaagatctctaAGAAAGCCTACAAAAAGCGACTccaacataggaaattacctcccaatactgtcaaagtaaaagtctatgagacagttactatcccagcgcataccatcaagctcatcaaagtAAAGACAACatggaaggaaggtcaagcctctggttttatggacagatctttcaattcccatcgacaagaagaacatctgtttgcaataacagactgcctgatagataggaacaatcccaagattcaggtttctaacctatcagaacatcctttaagattgcaaggaggagaaattcttggatatatgcatgatcctaacaaataccttgcaaaggaaaaggacattgctaaggaagaaaaagacagcattATCAAGTATGCTACCTTAGTGCAAGCCATGGTGCAGAGGAAAGCTGAAGAGAAGCCTACtgtgcaagaagaggaattaatgaagttgcctgaaggaggacctaagactgctgaagtacctgacccagaacctgtcccttcagatagatttcttcaagaagttaatttctcagaacatctcacccctaatcaaagggctaaactagaaaaagttttgcgcaagcatgagttagcctttggattagatggtagacttggtactcataacactcaactggaaattagactaaggccaggaactaaagaaatatctctaaccccttaccatgcttctccagctaaaagagaagtcattgacaagcaGATTGAGGAATGGCTTAAACTGGGAGTCATTGAGCCATCCAAAAGTGCTTGGGGATTTCCTGTCATAGTAGTCTATCGCAACAGTAAACCCAGACTATGTGTGGATTACAGACGTCTCAATGAAGTAGCTGTACCAGATGAGTATCCCTTACCAAAGCAAACTGACATTTTGCATGCCTTGGAAGGATCTCAATGGCTTACTACCTTAGATGCGCTAGCTGGTTTCACTCAGCTAACCATTAAGGAggaagacagagagaaacttgctttcagatgtcacaacggccattggcaacctaccaaactactctttggatataggaatggaccagcagagttccagcgtgtcatgaataggatactttcaagatttctatggcaatttgccctagtatatattgatgacatagtgatctatagtgttaagtttgaagaccattgcaatcacttagatcaagtcttaggagctattgaagaagctgaaatcaccctatctccaaagaaatatcacattggataccaatcactactattgctaggacagaaggtatcaagattaggtctatcaacccacaaggaaaaagttgatgctatcttagagttggaaccccctaaaaatgttcctaccttacagactttcctagggatgatgacttatttctctagctatattcccttctactcatggattgtagcgcctttgttcaagcttctcaagaaaggaacagcttggtcttgggaggaaaaggaacaacaagcatttgaacttgctaaagaggcccttgcatctgctccagtaatggcttatcctattattggaaaaccATACAGATTATATACAGATGCATGTGactatggccttggaggaatattacagcaagtccaatcaatcaagataaaagacctaaaagggacaaaggcatacaagtacttaaggggggaatatgataaaggaaacccagttcccagaatgacaattcctgcttccaagcagagagacgacgtgactgggggggatacatgggataagcaagactttgaagaaacaactgtacaagtggagcgagtcattgcttattggtcaaggattctaaaagaagcagaaagaaactactccccaacagagcgcaaagcattagccctcaaggaagcacttgtgaaatttcaggtatacttggaaggagctgaatttgttgctATCACAGATCATGCCGCTCTCACTTGGAGCAagacttacaataatgtcaacagaagactcatgacatggggcttagtattctcagcctatccaggaatgcagattgtgcaccgcgcgggaagagtacatgacaatgcagatcctatctcaagacttaggaggagaACCCCATATCATACCAGCCCTCTAGCAGACCAATCAactccactcaagctcaacatggaggaagacccattaagaaacctctataaggagataaatgaacgttttgaagagaaacttctTAAAGTTGCAAGTGCATTCACCCAGAGTTACAAAATTAGAAATAGCCAGAagcccatcaagaagtggatacccacaccggcagaagctatctcttatcaaacaactacatcatactctgtggaaatatcaataaactcagaagaaatcacaaggttcatagaagcatacaagaaggactcccATTTTAAGCAAGTGATGGAAGAGTTCCAATCGCaccacaatccactcaatccacccttccatcaatatcagataggagataatggattgatctactttatagattcccaggaaaagtattggctatgtgtacctagggatctacaagtagatattttgaaggaaaatcatgataacctcaatcaaggagcacatgctggttatgctaagacatatcatcgaattgcttctatttactattggcctaagatggctagaagcattcagaa aggattccttcaacctttacctattccacagcaaccttttgaagtagtatcaatggacttcatcatggatcttccaccaagtAACAACTACAATGCTATCctagttattgtggacaaactaactaagtatggacatttcatcccatgtactactcagatagatgaagtacaaacagcgcaactgttccatgatcacatatggtgtcactatggtttaccttggcaagtaatcactGATAGAGATGCTAGATGGACAGGAGCCTTTTGGGGTCACTTAGTTAGTATGTTAGGAATTCAGCAAGCACTCACCACtgcacatcatcctcagagtgatggacaaacagagataCTTAATCAAACTACAGAAGTAGCAATTAGAGTATTCACTAACCCAGCTAAGGACAATTGGAGTAAGCTTCTACCAGGATTTGCGCACTCATACAACACAggtatgcatacatccacacaacAGACACCAGCCTTTCTACTCCGTGGATTCCAGCCTCTAACATCAGCCAACTTACTGGCTCTCACTTCTGAGAACATTCCAAgaccagcccaagaaagtcaaacagctgaagaattcaaggaatccaTGGAATTAGCACAATCACTAGCTAAGGACGCTCTCAAAGTAGCTCAGAATTATCAACAGAAATACtataattctgacaagacACATGTTACCTTTGAGCCAGGAGATTTAGTATTAATCAATCCCCATTCCTTAAACTTACTCAAACATcagtcagggaaagggaataagctaaatatgcgttatgaaggaccatttgaagttatggaaagcatatcaccagtagcatataggataagattacctgctagctattgcatacacccaatcattaacatagcacacttggaatcttacaaggcatcacccccagagtttgGAAGCCAACCCACTCAGAATATACCTAGAGAGGACTTCCAACAAATGcctgaatatgaggtggaaaaGATAGTAGAAGAAAGGACAGTCAAGAAGGGCAACAAGAGGATTAGGCAGTACAAAATCCGTTGGCTTGGGTACAGCTCAGAACATGATAGATGGAAGACAGAGAAAGAATTAAGGAATGCTCCAGAAGTAATCAAAGAATGGAAGcaaacctctggctccactatccatcccaatcacaagaagaagaaggagttctaa